From the Phycisphaeraceae bacterium genome, one window contains:
- a CDS encoding beta-ketoacyl-ACP synthase II — translation MTGRPRVVITGIGWVTPLGCDIDTTWKRLLNGESGAKPIETFDGSTLATSFAAQVQNFDPTPLLKTTDRQGPLSRYAGFALGAAAMAWQNARLDDATSLDRDRVGIYLGAGEAPPDFDNYVAANLAGWNPEDRAIDAKNWAQAATQHMQPAPEMDQETGLTLTRLAMEFNTRGPSSSCLTACAASTQAIGEALDLIRQGHADVMLAGGAHTMVHPLGMTGFIRLTAMSTRNDDPKAASRPFSADRDGFVMGEGAGMLILETEQHAKARNATILAEVAGYGSTADAYRLTDIHPEGRGAAEAMNNALADANAKPQDIDYISAHGTSTKENDATETTAVKAVFGEHAKNIPISSAKSMIGHLIAAAGAVEAITCILALRDGVLPPTINLNTPDPDCDLDYIPNHARQASVNLCMSNSFGFGGQNDSLILRKPSS, via the coding sequence ATGACAGGCCGCCCCCGCGTCGTCATCACCGGCATCGGCTGGGTCACACCCCTCGGCTGCGACATCGACACCACCTGGAAACGACTCCTAAACGGCGAATCCGGTGCAAAACCCATCGAAACCTTCGACGGATCCACACTCGCCACCTCCTTCGCCGCACAGGTCCAAAACTTCGACCCCACCCCACTCCTCAAAACCACCGACCGCCAGGGCCCCCTCAGCCGCTACGCCGGTTTCGCCCTCGGCGCCGCCGCCATGGCCTGGCAAAACGCCCGACTAGACGACGCCACATCCCTCGACCGCGACCGCGTCGGTATCTACCTCGGCGCAGGCGAAGCGCCACCCGACTTCGACAACTACGTCGCCGCCAACCTCGCCGGTTGGAACCCCGAAGACCGCGCTATCGATGCAAAAAACTGGGCCCAGGCCGCCACCCAGCACATGCAACCCGCACCCGAAATGGACCAGGAAACCGGACTCACCCTCACACGACTCGCCATGGAGTTCAACACCCGTGGACCCTCCTCCTCATGCCTCACCGCCTGCGCCGCCTCCACCCAGGCCATCGGCGAAGCCCTCGACCTCATCCGACAAGGACACGCCGACGTCATGCTCGCTGGCGGGGCCCACACTATGGTCCACCCCCTCGGCATGACCGGATTCATCCGACTCACCGCCATGTCCACCCGCAACGACGACCCCAAAGCCGCCTCCAGACCCTTCTCCGCCGACCGCGACGGATTCGTCATGGGCGAAGGCGCCGGAATGCTCATCCTCGAAACCGAACAACACGCCAAAGCCCGCAACGCCACCATCCTCGCCGAAGTCGCCGGATACGGCTCCACCGCCGACGCCTACCGACTCACCGACATCCACCCCGAAGGCCGAGGCGCCGCCGAAGCCATGAACAACGCCCTCGCCGACGCCAACGCAAAACCCCAGGACATCGACTATATCTCCGCCCACGGCACCTCCACCAAGGAAAACGACGCCACCGAGACCACCGCCGTCAAAGCCGTCTTCGGCGAACACGCCAAAAACATCCCCATCAGCTCCGCCAAAAGCATGATCGGACACCTCATCGCCGCCGCCGGAGCCGTCGAAGCCATCACCTGCATCCTCGCCCTCCGCGATGGCGTCCTCCCCCCCACCATCAACCTCAACACCCCCGACCCCGATTGCGACCTCGACTACATCCCCAACCACGCCCGCCAGGCCTCCGTCAACCTCTGTATGAGCAACAGCTTCGGCTTCGGCGGGCAAAACGACTCACTCATCCTCCGAAAACCCTCATCCTGA
- a CDS encoding beta-ketoacyl synthase N-terminal-like domain-containing protein — translation MHRRVLITGLGTLSAAGADHQALWDTLQSGRSTIAPIQAFDASGLQTTLAAEITDFNVRDAVPKSYRKATKVMARDTQLAVAAADLAARDANLLTAGTTQDTERTYPPERVAAHFGAGLIVADLDELTAALHQATDSEGKFSLQMWGEKGIEHLTPLWMLKYLPNMLACHVTIIHDLHGPSNTITAGQASGLLAVGEALRAIRRNDADIAFAGGAEARINPLAMLRQQFSSLASHGTDPQHLPRPLDHAASGTVLGEAAAVLILEATDQQPPRNHPAYAELLAFGSAQGVLDQIPSTQPAADPKAIQLAIQRALDHAKLKPSDIDLIVAGSPGHPILDQADADAMLQVFGDLLPAIPVITPRAILGECFAAGGPIDLAVAALALKHQTIPAITKRNNPRNNITTDCPAQTKKLQHALVFGTSTGAQSAAAILRSIDTNTGAQP, via the coding sequence ATGCACCGACGCGTGCTCATCACCGGCCTCGGCACCCTCTCCGCCGCAGGCGCAGATCACCAAGCCCTCTGGGACACCCTCCAATCCGGCCGCTCCACCATCGCTCCCATCCAGGCCTTCGACGCCTCCGGACTCCAAACCACCCTCGCCGCCGAAATCACCGACTTCAACGTCCGCGACGCCGTCCCCAAGTCCTACCGCAAAGCCACCAAGGTCATGGCCCGCGACACCCAACTCGCCGTCGCAGCCGCCGACCTCGCCGCCCGCGACGCCAACCTCCTCACCGCCGGCACCACCCAGGACACCGAACGCACCTACCCCCCCGAACGCGTCGCCGCCCACTTCGGCGCCGGACTCATCGTCGCCGATCTCGACGAACTCACCGCCGCCCTCCACCAAGCCACAGACAGCGAAGGAAAGTTCTCACTCCAAATGTGGGGGGAAAAAGGCATCGAACACCTCACACCCCTCTGGATGCTCAAGTACCTCCCCAACATGCTCGCCTGCCACGTCACCATCATCCACGACCTCCACGGACCCTCCAACACCATCACCGCAGGACAGGCCAGCGGACTCCTCGCCGTCGGCGAAGCCCTCCGCGCCATCCGCCGAAACGACGCCGACATCGCCTTCGCAGGCGGAGCCGAAGCCAGAATCAACCCCCTCGCCATGCTCCGACAACAGTTCTCCAGCCTCGCCTCCCACGGAACCGACCCACAACACCTCCCCAGACCCCTCGACCACGCCGCCAGCGGAACCGTCCTCGGCGAAGCCGCCGCCGTCCTCATCCTCGAAGCCACCGACCAGCAACCACCCCGTAACCACCCCGCCTACGCAGAACTCCTCGCCTTCGGCTCCGCCCAAGGCGTCCTCGACCAAATCCCCTCCACACAACCCGCCGCCGACCCCAAAGCCATCCAACTCGCCATCCAACGAGCACTCGACCACGCCAAGCTCAAACCCTCCGACATCGACCTCATCGTCGCCGGCTCACCAGGACACCCAATCCTCGACCAGGCCGACGCCGACGCCATGCTCCAAGTCTTCGGCGACCTCCTCCCCGCAATCCCCGTCATCACACCCCGGGCCATCCTCGGCGAGTGCTTCGCCGCCGGAGGACCCATCGACCTAGCCGTCGCCGCTCTCGCCCTCAAACACCAAACCATCCCCGCCATCACCAAACGCAACAACCCCCGCAACAACATCACCACCGACTGCCCCGCCCAAACCAAAAAACTCCAACACGCCCTGGTCTTCGGCACCAGCACCGGCGCACAATCCGCCGCCGCCATCCTCCGCTCCATCGACACCAACACCGGAGCCCAACCATGA
- a CDS encoding DUF1460 domain-containing protein: MRRSLSLMVVCVVMVGGLVLGGCRAAERDRGVAWSSSRPVERAVPAALGGHPLAMLPENIKLCRALGLDPMVIARLERMQLYAMSPGEVHQYLRYLHAREPDLRTRLGILARKNKGQAYEIFLLGEHPFELYDAQPLYSLTKGDCVVYAEHTLAMGLGWDWESFFGFLQRIRYKDGQIGVATRNHFTESDWAPNNAWLYTEVTRELGGEAVVAFSQRVNRSASLRRTFGVETEIPIEPRVDGYLPYEEAGVALEGLQTGDLALIVRGKGVENLWVGHVTMVIRNEDGTIQLIHSAQPVVREESIQQLIRNEVGRIPTKQAEGKGWFHGFKFLRLNDEPLKRLAEVDGPGAPVIRVPMGALITSEPERPVIEVE; encoded by the coding sequence ATGCGGCGTTCACTTTCGTTGATGGTTGTTTGTGTTGTGATGGTGGGTGGGCTGGTGCTTGGAGGTTGTCGGGCGGCGGAGCGTGATCGGGGGGTGGCGTGGTCGTCGTCACGGCCGGTGGAGCGAGCGGTTCCGGCAGCGCTGGGTGGTCATCCGTTGGCGATGTTGCCTGAGAACATCAAGCTGTGCCGGGCGTTGGGTTTGGACCCGATGGTGATTGCGCGGCTGGAGCGGATGCAGCTTTATGCGATGTCGCCTGGGGAGGTGCATCAGTATTTGAGGTATTTGCATGCGAGGGAGCCGGACCTGCGGACGCGGCTGGGAATCCTGGCTCGGAAGAACAAGGGTCAGGCTTACGAGATCTTTTTGCTGGGGGAGCACCCGTTTGAGTTGTATGACGCGCAGCCGCTTTACAGTTTGACGAAGGGTGACTGTGTGGTTTATGCGGAGCACACGCTGGCGATGGGGTTGGGTTGGGACTGGGAGAGTTTTTTCGGGTTTTTGCAGCGGATCCGGTACAAGGATGGTCAGATCGGGGTGGCGACGAGGAATCACTTTACGGAGTCTGACTGGGCGCCAAACAATGCGTGGTTGTATACGGAGGTGACTCGGGAGTTGGGCGGGGAGGCGGTCGTGGCGTTTTCGCAGCGGGTGAATCGTTCGGCTTCGTTGCGGAGGACGTTTGGGGTGGAGACGGAGATCCCGATCGAGCCGCGGGTTGATGGGTATCTGCCTTATGAGGAGGCGGGTGTGGCGTTGGAGGGTTTGCAGACGGGTGATCTGGCGTTGATTGTTCGGGGCAAGGGGGTTGAGAATCTGTGGGTGGGTCATGTGACGATGGTGATCCGGAATGAGGATGGGACGATTCAGCTGATTCACTCGGCCCAACCGGTGGTTCGGGAGGAATCGATCCAGCAGCTGATTCGGAACGAGGTGGGTCGGATTCCGACGAAGCAGGCTGAGGGTAAGGGGTGGTTTCACGGGTTTAAGTTTCTGCGGCTGAATGATGAGCCGCTGAAGCGGCTGGCGGAGGTTGATGGTCCGGGTGCTCCGGTGATCAGGGTGCCGATGGGGGCGCTGATCACGAGTGAGCCGGAGCGGCCGGTGATTGAGGTGGAGTGA
- a CDS encoding prepilin-type N-terminal cleavage/methylation domain-containing protein codes for MPNQQKRIHATNPNVGGGFTLIELLVVISIIALLIGILLPALGSARTLAKDAQSLSNARQIGSIALASFLVEQDGRFPWHSSDIPSASRPANGAKPRWADYLYPFIQNTDIFINPHLDLDESVLAKTWWHQASTTPALKAAQNPATDYSSQGDPDRTDWDLWGGYGYNYQYLGNARPAAQFRRPIETVYASSQTVVLGDTAGADNGTEGQYVIDPPLPSERGSGKASGFYANTRALPTERGANTGEFVFADGHAQAMTVNQLDDSNNDGTPDNGFYNGYANPNLR; via the coding sequence GTGCCCAACCAACAGAAAAGGATCCATGCCACTAACCCCAATGTAGGGGGGGGCTTCACCCTCATCGAACTCCTCGTCGTCATCTCCATCATCGCCCTGCTCATCGGCATCCTCCTCCCCGCCCTGGGCAGCGCCCGCACCCTCGCAAAGGACGCCCAATCCCTCTCCAACGCCCGCCAGATCGGCTCCATCGCACTCGCCAGCTTCCTCGTCGAGCAAGACGGCCGCTTCCCCTGGCACTCCTCCGACATCCCCTCCGCCAGCCGGCCCGCCAACGGCGCCAAACCCCGCTGGGCCGACTACCTCTACCCCTTCATCCAGAACACCGACATCTTCATCAACCCCCACCTCGACCTCGATGAATCCGTCCTCGCCAAAACCTGGTGGCACCAGGCCAGCACCACCCCCGCCCTCAAAGCCGCCCAGAACCCCGCCACCGATTACTCATCCCAAGGCGACCCCGACAGAACCGACTGGGACCTCTGGGGCGGCTACGGCTACAACTACCAGTACCTCGGCAACGCAAGACCCGCCGCACAGTTCCGCAGACCCATCGAAACCGTCTACGCCTCCAGCCAAACCGTCGTCCTGGGCGACACCGCCGGCGCCGACAACGGCACCGAAGGCCAGTACGTCATCGACCCGCCCCTCCCCTCCGAACGAGGCTCCGGAAAAGCCTCCGGCTTCTACGCCAACACACGCGCCCTACCCACCGAACGCGGCGCAAACACCGGCGAGTTCGTCTTCGCCGACGGACACGCCCAGGCCATGACCGTCAACCAACTCGACGACAGCAACAACGACGGCACCCCCGACAACGGCTTCTACAACGGCTACGCCAACCCCAACCTCCGCTAA
- the hisF gene encoding imidazole glycerol phosphate synthase subunit HisF produces the protein MLTHRIIPCLDVKAGRVVKGVNFVDLVDAGDPVAVAKAYDEQGADELVFLDITASHEGRGIIHEVVRRVAEQCFMPFTVGGGIRTVEDVTALIQAGAEKVSINTAAVVTPGIVEQASRRFGRCATVVNIDPKRVPIDDYLERAGSGASVTESEERPGTCFEVHTHGGRTPVALDPVAWAQRVVELGAGEIVLTSMDADGTKSGYDLEITRLVADAVDVPVVASGGCGNPGHIADALEAGHADAALAASIFHFGTYTIAETKAHLAERGLPVRVLVS, from the coding sequence ATGCTGACGCACCGGATCATTCCGTGTCTTGATGTGAAAGCCGGCCGGGTGGTGAAGGGGGTGAACTTTGTTGATTTGGTGGATGCGGGGGACCCGGTGGCGGTAGCGAAGGCTTATGACGAGCAGGGGGCGGATGAGTTGGTGTTTCTGGACATCACGGCGAGTCACGAGGGTCGGGGGATTATTCATGAGGTGGTGCGGCGGGTGGCGGAGCAGTGTTTCATGCCGTTCACGGTGGGGGGTGGGATTCGGACGGTTGAGGATGTGACGGCGTTGATTCAGGCGGGAGCGGAGAAGGTGAGCATTAATACGGCGGCGGTGGTGACGCCTGGGATCGTGGAGCAGGCATCGCGACGTTTTGGGCGGTGCGCGACGGTGGTGAACATCGATCCGAAGCGGGTTCCGATTGATGATTATTTGGAGCGTGCGGGGTCGGGTGCTTCGGTGACGGAGTCGGAGGAGCGGCCGGGGACGTGTTTTGAGGTGCACACGCATGGGGGTCGTACGCCGGTGGCGTTGGACCCGGTGGCGTGGGCGCAGCGGGTGGTGGAGCTTGGGGCGGGTGAGATTGTGTTGACGTCGATGGACGCGGACGGGACGAAGAGCGGGTACGACCTGGAGATCACGCGGCTGGTGGCGGACGCGGTGGACGTGCCGGTGGTGGCTTCGGGGGGTTGCGGGAATCCGGGGCATATTGCGGATGCATTGGAGGCGGGGCACGCGGATGCGGCGTTGGCGGCGAGTATTTTTCACTTTGGGACGTACACGATTGCGGAGACGAAGGCCCATCTGGCGGAGCGGGGACTGCCGGTGCGGGTGCTAGTGTCGTGA
- a CDS encoding PilT/PilU family type 4a pilus ATPase yields MSDSSPSSSHGTSHGTSFGTSFGDPVPVDHVDQKRSLADTPLKKFFKAAIQFESSDVIMRAGQIPKLRLKGALKALDHPAIPEVQFERWVEQGLSEAQFQYYAEHGSIDLGIDVETGGTSHRFRINLFRTRGRSAIAARRVSAEILSFEQLHLPAVMETVCQVHQGLVLLCGVTGSGKSTTIASMLDHIAKERACHILTIEDPIEYIFSDEGRKATINQREVGIDVPDFPYALRAMVRENPDVVLIGEMRDRETFEAALQAAETGHLVFGTIHASSATQAFGRIYDLFPQEEREAIRNLLAFQLQAFVYQKLLPTIRPEMQRVPAVEILLQSPPVRKFILEGREDEIAEIIKDSRESGMQTFTDSLVDLVETNYIHPRVAQSAAPSAEELKMRLRGISSN; encoded by the coding sequence GTGAGTGATTCCTCTCCGTCTTCGTCGCATGGCACTTCCCATGGCACGTCGTTTGGCACGTCGTTTGGTGATCCGGTGCCAGTGGATCATGTGGATCAGAAGCGTTCGTTGGCGGATACGCCTTTGAAGAAGTTTTTCAAGGCGGCGATTCAGTTTGAGTCGTCGGACGTGATCATGCGTGCGGGTCAGATCCCGAAGCTGCGGCTCAAGGGAGCGCTCAAGGCGTTGGATCATCCGGCGATTCCTGAGGTTCAGTTCGAGCGTTGGGTGGAGCAGGGTTTATCTGAGGCGCAGTTTCAGTATTACGCGGAGCACGGGTCGATTGACTTGGGGATTGATGTGGAGACGGGGGGGACGAGTCATCGTTTTCGTATTAATCTGTTTCGGACGCGGGGTCGTTCGGCGATTGCGGCGCGTCGTGTGAGTGCTGAGATTCTGAGTTTTGAGCAGCTTCACTTGCCGGCTGTGATGGAGACGGTGTGCCAGGTGCATCAGGGGTTGGTGTTGCTTTGTGGTGTGACCGGATCGGGCAAGTCGACGACGATTGCGTCGATGCTGGACCACATCGCGAAGGAGCGTGCGTGTCATATTCTGACGATTGAGGATCCGATTGAGTACATCTTTTCGGATGAGGGTCGGAAGGCGACGATCAATCAGCGTGAGGTGGGGATTGATGTGCCGGACTTTCCTTATGCGTTGCGTGCGATGGTTCGTGAGAACCCGGACGTGGTGCTGATCGGCGAGATGCGTGACCGCGAGACGTTTGAGGCGGCGTTGCAGGCGGCGGAGACGGGTCACCTGGTGTTCGGGACGATCCATGCGTCGTCGGCGACGCAGGCGTTTGGTCGTATTTACGACCTGTTTCCTCAGGAGGAGCGTGAGGCGATCCGGAACTTGCTAGCTTTTCAGTTGCAGGCTTTTGTGTATCAGAAGCTGCTGCCGACGATTCGTCCGGAGATGCAGCGTGTTCCGGCGGTGGAGATTTTGTTGCAGTCCCCGCCAGTGCGTAAGTTTATTCTTGAGGGTCGTGAGGATGAGATTGCGGAGATCATCAAGGACAGTCGGGAGTCGGGGATGCAGACGTTTACGGACAGCCTTGTTGACCTGGTGGAGACCAACTACATTCATCCGCGCGTCGCTCAGTCGGCGGCGCCTTCTGCTGAGGAGTTGAAGATGCGGTTGCGTGGCATCTCCTCGAACTGA
- a CDS encoding ATPase, T2SS/T4P/T4SS family, whose protein sequence is MTLVTLAQAETVFLLSWIKPLLVLGALIGWARLVSGLDKDLEYFRLQRTLWNSGQMLAGAVGFAAILLIPIFWLGFPIGLAVLFGVPYAYASFRNHRVPVDARWDLSFNGLQRKMTAWKKDQADRRASLRLIGPDGDQIEVPVGNDPHVASHAELAEILSFAVPRNADRIDLTIDAQVGKVVARIDGVLYPQADHDAKKAMAMFEYIKGAAGMDLSSHRKREQAILTVDLGEFGTHRLALDAAGSTKGVRMLMDVNPAKQANIPLDKLGLNEAQHDQVVGLLGEPGGIVLITAPAQQGTTTTLYSVLQSHDPYTSSVLTVERQKPFEVEGVNHQEFGEEATVEKINERLTVLLRSDPQVVMLSELFDERTAQLLAPMAEECRMYVPMRSEGTFEAAAQWLKLVGDKSVASKSLLAVVHQRLLRRLCTTCRTPYKPDPSALKKLNIPANKIETLYQMSGQVEVKGKPQTCPACMGIGYRGRVGVFELMILDDGARSLLKRGDMDSLRTHLRKQRMQYLQEAALAKVVEGVTDIKEITRVLGGASSKS, encoded by the coding sequence ATGACGCTGGTTACGCTAGCCCAGGCCGAGACCGTTTTCCTGCTGAGTTGGATCAAGCCTCTGCTGGTGCTGGGGGCGTTGATTGGCTGGGCGCGGCTGGTGTCGGGTCTTGACAAGGATCTGGAATATTTCCGGTTGCAGCGGACGCTGTGGAACAGCGGCCAGATGCTGGCGGGAGCGGTTGGTTTTGCGGCGATTCTGCTGATCCCGATTTTCTGGTTGGGTTTTCCGATCGGTCTGGCGGTGTTGTTTGGTGTGCCGTATGCGTATGCCAGTTTCAGGAATCATCGGGTGCCGGTTGATGCGCGGTGGGACCTGTCGTTTAACGGTTTGCAGCGGAAGATGACGGCGTGGAAGAAGGATCAAGCGGATCGTCGGGCGAGTCTGCGGTTGATTGGACCGGATGGTGATCAGATCGAGGTGCCGGTGGGGAATGATCCTCATGTGGCGAGCCACGCTGAGTTGGCGGAGATTCTGAGTTTTGCGGTGCCGCGGAATGCTGACCGGATTGACCTGACGATTGATGCTCAGGTTGGGAAGGTGGTGGCGCGGATTGACGGAGTGCTTTATCCGCAGGCGGACCATGATGCCAAGAAGGCGATGGCGATGTTTGAGTACATCAAGGGAGCGGCGGGGATGGATTTGTCGAGTCACCGGAAGCGTGAGCAGGCGATTTTGACGGTTGATCTCGGTGAGTTTGGGACGCATCGTTTGGCGCTTGATGCGGCGGGTTCGACCAAGGGTGTTCGGATGCTCATGGATGTGAATCCGGCGAAGCAGGCGAACATTCCGCTGGACAAGCTCGGGCTCAACGAGGCTCAGCACGATCAGGTTGTTGGTTTGCTTGGTGAGCCGGGCGGGATCGTCTTGATCACGGCGCCGGCGCAGCAGGGGACGACGACGACGCTTTACAGCGTGCTGCAGAGTCACGATCCGTATACGTCGAGTGTGTTGACGGTGGAGCGTCAGAAGCCGTTTGAGGTTGAGGGGGTGAATCATCAGGAGTTTGGGGAAGAGGCGACGGTTGAGAAGATCAATGAGCGGTTGACGGTGTTGCTGCGATCGGACCCTCAGGTCGTGATGCTCAGTGAGTTGTTTGATGAGCGGACGGCTCAACTGCTGGCACCGATGGCCGAGGAGTGTCGGATGTACGTTCCGATGCGTTCGGAGGGGACGTTTGAGGCGGCGGCGCAGTGGCTGAAGCTGGTTGGCGACAAGAGTGTTGCGAGCAAGAGTCTGCTGGCGGTGGTGCATCAGCGGTTGCTGCGTCGCTTGTGTACGACGTGTCGGACGCCTTACAAGCCGGACCCGTCGGCGTTGAAGAAGCTGAACATCCCGGCGAACAAGATTGAGACGCTTTATCAGATGTCGGGGCAGGTGGAGGTCAAGGGCAAGCCGCAGACGTGTCCGGCGTGTATGGGGATTGGTTACCGGGGTCGTGTTGGGGTGTTTGAGTTGATGATTCTTGACGATGGGGCGCGGTCGTTGCTTAAGCGTGGTGACATGGATTCGTTGCGGACTCATCTGCGTAAGCAGCGGATGCAGTATTTGCAGGAGGCAGCTCTGGCGAAGGTCGTCGAGGGCGTGACCGATATCAAGGAGATCACCCGCGTGCTCGGCGGAGCGAGTTCCAAGTCCTGA
- the murD gene encoding UDP-N-acetylmuramoyl-L-alanine--D-glutamate ligase — protein sequence MTELSDRRVTVMGLGRFGGGAGVTRFLVEQGARVLLTDQLSEGELAESLEGVRDLVEGGKVRLRLGGHEEADFTGADLVVVNPAVNPSTDRYVRAAVGAGVAVTSEVRLLVERLPTTRVVGVTGTAGKSTTAAMLHHVLVDRFGDERVWLGGNLGGSLLGDLPRMEADHLVVLELSSFMLDGLRHDRWSPGVAVVTNVHPNHLDWHGSFEHYVGSKQQILEYQGATDYAILDASAARVLRPRTTRLAWLDDVSLQGLALPELRVPGAHNRDNARMAVAAAARMGVDMRSGCAALAGFGGLPHRLCTVAVVGGVRYVDDSKSTTPEAAVLAMDAVMADAPDAGLHLILGGYDKNADLSALAERAAGICRAVYGIGQTGPVILDHARKAAGGAELVEAGTVEGAVVAAKARVRAGDVVLLSPGCASWDQFPNYEHRGRAFAQAVALRES from the coding sequence GTGACTGAGCTAAGCGATCGTCGGGTTACGGTGATGGGGCTGGGTCGCTTCGGCGGCGGGGCGGGGGTGACGCGTTTTCTGGTTGAGCAGGGGGCGCGGGTGTTGCTGACGGATCAGTTGTCTGAGGGAGAGCTTGCGGAGAGTCTTGAGGGTGTGCGCGATCTGGTTGAGGGGGGAAAGGTTCGGCTGCGGCTGGGCGGGCATGAGGAGGCGGACTTCACGGGGGCTGATCTGGTGGTGGTGAATCCGGCGGTGAATCCGAGCACGGATCGGTATGTGCGGGCGGCGGTTGGAGCGGGGGTTGCGGTGACGTCGGAGGTCCGGTTGCTGGTTGAGCGGCTGCCGACGACGAGGGTGGTTGGTGTGACGGGGACGGCGGGGAAGTCGACGACGGCTGCGATGCTGCATCATGTATTGGTGGATCGGTTTGGTGATGAGCGGGTGTGGCTTGGGGGGAATCTGGGCGGGTCGTTGTTGGGTGACCTCCCGCGGATGGAGGCGGATCATCTGGTGGTGCTGGAGTTGTCGTCGTTCATGCTGGATGGTTTGCGGCATGATCGGTGGTCGCCTGGGGTGGCGGTGGTGACGAACGTGCATCCGAATCATCTGGACTGGCACGGGAGTTTTGAGCATTACGTCGGGAGTAAGCAGCAGATTCTGGAGTATCAGGGGGCGACGGACTACGCGATTCTGGATGCGAGTGCTGCGCGGGTGTTGCGGCCGAGGACGACACGGCTGGCGTGGCTGGACGATGTGAGTCTTCAGGGGCTGGCGTTGCCGGAGCTGCGGGTGCCTGGGGCGCACAATCGGGATAACGCGCGGATGGCGGTGGCGGCGGCGGCGCGGATGGGTGTGGATATGCGATCGGGTTGTGCGGCGCTGGCGGGTTTTGGCGGGTTGCCACATCGGTTGTGCACGGTGGCGGTGGTGGGTGGGGTGCGGTATGTGGATGATTCGAAGTCGACGACGCCTGAGGCGGCGGTGCTGGCGATGGACGCGGTGATGGCGGATGCGCCTGATGCGGGGCTACATCTGATTTTGGGTGGGTATGACAAGAACGCTGATCTGTCGGCGCTGGCGGAGCGGGCGGCGGGTATTTGTCGGGCGGTTTATGGGATTGGTCAGACGGGGCCGGTGATCCTGGATCATGCTCGGAAGGCTGCGGGCGGTGCGGAGCTGGTGGAGGCGGGGACGGTGGAGGGTGCGGTGGTGGCGGCGAAGGCGCGGGTGCGGGCGGGGGATGTGGTGTTGTTGTCGCCTGGGTGTGCGTCGTGGGATCAGTTCCCGAACTATGAGCATCGGGGTCGGGCGTTTGCGCAGGCCGTGGCCCTGCGGGAGAGTTGA
- a CDS encoding M48 family metalloprotease → MTVIWNQTKTAILLGLMFGLIVALGAVLGGPRGVILAALFGGLGAIISFYFSDKIAISAMRGQLATPQTAPDLITMVERLANNAGLPMPKVYICPQQAPNAFATGRNPKNAAVAVTEGALQLLDYNELEGVIAHELAHIKNRDTLISTIAAIIAGTLNAAQWLLIFGGSRDNVNPIVMIAMIIGAPFAAALIQMAISRSREFIADADAARIAGSPDGLIGALQKLDAYAKRIPLQGSSSTQNHMFIVQPLSGEGLAGLFSTHPATKKRIESLRNLEPSWYSAT, encoded by the coding sequence ATGACCGTCATCTGGAACCAGACCAAAACCGCCATCCTCCTCGGACTCATGTTCGGCCTCATCGTCGCCCTCGGCGCCGTCCTCGGCGGGCCCCGAGGCGTCATCCTCGCCGCACTCTTCGGCGGACTCGGCGCCATCATCTCCTTCTACTTCTCCGACAAAATCGCCATCTCCGCCATGCGCGGACAACTCGCTACCCCCCAAACCGCACCCGACCTCATCACCATGGTCGAGCGACTCGCCAACAACGCCGGCCTCCCCATGCCCAAGGTCTACATCTGCCCACAACAGGCCCCCAACGCCTTCGCCACCGGACGCAACCCCAAAAACGCCGCCGTCGCCGTCACCGAAGGCGCCCTCCAACTCCTCGACTACAACGAACTCGAAGGCGTCATCGCCCACGAACTCGCACACATCAAGAACCGCGACACCCTCATCTCCACCATCGCCGCCATCATCGCTGGCACCCTCAACGCAGCCCAGTGGCTCCTCATCTTTGGCGGAAGCCGCGACAACGTAAACCCCATCGTCATGATCGCCATGATCATCGGCGCCCCCTTCGCCGCAGCCCTCATCCAGATGGCCATCAGCCGCTCCCGCGAGTTCATCGCCGATGCCGACGCCGCCCGCATCGCCGGCTCACCCGATGGTCTCATCGGAGCCCTCCAGAAACTCGACGCCTACGCTAAACGCATCCCCCTCCAGGGATCATCCTCCACCCAGAACCACATGTTCATCGTCCAACCCCTCTCAGGCGAAGGCCTCGCCGGACTCTTCTCAACCCACCCCGCCACCAAAAAACGCATCGAATCCCTCCGAAATCTAGAACCCTCCTGGTATTCAGCAACGTAG